The Cryomorphaceae bacterium 1068 region TCCAGCGAAGTGCCATTGATTGAGGTGGTTTGAGCTGCCAGAGAAAATGGTAGCAATAAGAAAAGGCAGATCTTAAAAATCCTCATTCAGTTGGATCGAATTCGGTATAAATTTGGTGACATCACCGCCGTTTCTCAGTATATCGCGCACAATGGTTGAGCTGTAGGCTGAAAGCTCGGGGCTAGTCACAAAAAAGATGGTGTCGACTTCAGGAGCAAGCTCCTTGTTCATTTGTGATATAGAAGATTCGAATTGAAAATCCTCCGCATTCCGAACGCCTCGGATGATATGGGATGCACTTACCTTTCGGCAATAATTGACGGTGAGTCCTTCGTAATGATCCACCACAATGCGGTCCTCGAAGTTGAACGTTTGTCTAATCCATTGCATTCTCTCTTCTAACGAAAACATATACTTCTTATTGGAGTTGACTCCAATGGCGACAATCACTTTATCAAAAAGAGGTAGCGCACGCTTGATGATGTCTTCGTGTCCTTTGGTAATCGGATCAAATGATCCCGGGAAGATGGCAATCTTGTCCATGGTTTATGAATTAAGTGCTTTTCTAACCTTCATGCATTTTTCCAAAATCGGCCTGAGCTTCTTCAGCTCCAGCATGGTAAAAGGGTCGCTTTGAGCAGTATGAGGCTCGGGGTGAACTTCCATAAAGAATCCATCAGCTCCGGTGGCCATCGCCGAAAGGGCTATGGCCTCGATGAGTTCGGGATCGCCTCCCGTTACACCAGACGTTTGATTCGGCTTTTGCACGCTGTGAGTGCAATCCATGACCACTGGTTGACCGATTTTTTTCATCCGACTGATCGATGTAGCGTCAACTACCAAGTCGTGATAGCCAAATGTGGTTCCGCGTTCACAGACCCAAACTTTGTCATTGCCGGTGGCTTTGACCTTTTCCACGGCAAATTTCATCGCTTCAGGACTCAAAAACTGACCTTTCTTAATGTTCACCGTGCATCCCGATTCACCGGCAGCTTTGAGCAATTTACTTTGCCGGCAGAGA contains the following coding sequences:
- the coaD gene encoding pantetheine-phosphate adenylyltransferase; translated protein: MDKIAIFPGSFDPITKGHEDIIKRALPLFDKVIVAIGVNSNKKYMFSLEERMQWIRQTFNFEDRIVVDHYEGLTVNYCRKVSASHIIRGVRNAEDFQFESSISQMNKELAPEVDTIFFVTSPELSAYSSTIVRDILRNGGDVTKFIPNSIQLNEDF
- the kdsA gene encoding 3-deoxy-8-phosphooctulonate synthase: MNQFFLIAGPCAIEDEAMAFHIAEEVKKICDDLDIRYIFKGSYEKANRSKLDSFTGIDKNEALHIHKAIRDKFKIENITDVHESNEPAEVAPFVTHLQIPAFLCRQSKLLKAAGESGCTVNIKKGQFLSPEAMKFAVEKVKATGNDKVWVCERGTTFGYHDLVVDATSISRMKKIGQPVVMDCTHSVQKPNQTSGVTGGDPELIEAIALSAMATGADGFFMEVHPEPHTAQSDPFTMLELKKLRPILEKCMKVRKALNS